The genomic DNA GAGGACTAAGCCGCCGTCTCTCCGCCGAAATAATCAGATATATTGTATATATCTGATATATATGCAGAATTGGCGGAGTATTATCTCATTTGACATTCTAAACTCTCTTCTATTTAGATGCTTAGGGGTGGGTGGAATAGCGAGCGGAGTGACTGTGGGAGCAATCACATATCCTGTTATCGACGGAGAATATCTATGGGGCAATGCTGAACCCATAGCGCGAGTCGGTCAGTAGCCAGTTGCCCCCAGACACTTACCGACAGACGGGGATGTGGAGATTATGGCCACCTCAACCAGTATCGGCCTCGGAGGTGAGATGGAGGGGCCGCTACGCTACCTTCTCCTGAGCGGCGGCGTGGGTGTTGGAGTAATCGTTCTCAGGTCTGTCGGCTACGCAGTCGGTGGCCCGGCCCTCCTGTTCACATCGTGGTTGGCTGTCGTTCTGTTACTGGGCGTGACAGGTGCGCTGGCGGTCATGGCCAGCAAGGCCGGTGGCGGTGTCTTACTGTCGGTTCTCGTTGTGTTTCTCCCGGTGGCCGCCGAGCGCGAGTTCGACATCGTACTCGGTATCGGACACCCGAATCCGGGTGTCCTCTATGGAGCCGCGCTGGCGCTCGCCGTGGCTGTCCCTGTCGGAGTACTCGGGTATCTCATCGGACAGCATTGGTAGCCCGAAGAAAGCGACGGGAAATGGGCTTCGTCCGTGCTGAACCCATCCTCTGAGCCGGTCACGACGCACATGCCCGATTCCCGTCACGAGTCGGCCGCAGCGGATCAGACATCCGCGATTCGTGTCTCCCCGGCCCGCGTCGTCTCCCCCGCCTCGACCAGCACCTCGTCCTCGGTCACGCCCGCCGGCAGCAGCACGTCGGCCCGCGACCCGAAGGAGATGTGGCCGATGCGCTCGCCGCGCGCCAGCGGCTGGCCGGCCTCGACGTACGGGTGGATGCGGCGAGCGAAGGCGCCGGCGATGAGCGTCACCCGGTAGTCACCGTCGTCCGTGGCCTCGTCCGTGTCCGCCTCGCGGGCGATATCGACGTGGACGCGTTCGTTGTGCTCGGAGTCCTTCGAGAACGCGAGGCGGTGCCCGCCGTCGATGTGCTCGATGGACGCCACGGTCCCCGGGAGCGGCGCGCGGTTGACGTGGACGTTCGCGGCGTTCATGTAGATGCCCACGCGGACGCGGGCGTCGCCGTCGTGTTCCTCGGTGCGGACGACGGAGACGACGCCGTCGGCGGGCGCGACGGCCCCGTCATCG from Haloglomus litoreum includes the following:
- a CDS encoding protein sorting system archaetidylserine decarboxylase; the protein is MRIAPGAVRYAVAAALAGLATARRLGRRAAVALALLLAGAVLAFHRDPERTPPDDGAVAPADGVVSVVRTEEHDGDARVRVGIYMNAANVHVNRAPLPGTVASIEHIDGGHRLAFSKDSEHNERVHVDIAREADTDEATDDGDYRVTLIAGAFARRIHPYVEAGQPLARGERIGHISFGSRADVLLPAGVTEDEVLVEAGETTRAGETRIADV